In Limisalsivibrio acetivorans, one genomic interval encodes:
- a CDS encoding ornithine cyclodeaminase family protein, with the protein MAAIYLSEEDVKSVLDINKTVDLVEESFKTYSLGESFNMERRRMRIRKGALHMLPAAVPYKGVLGYKAYTSFRTGLIFKVHLYCAETGTPLAIVEASELGRLRTGSASGVATKHMANKDSKIGSIFGAGYQGEAHIKAVAAANKFEKIYVVDLKEENAKKFAEKVSKEIGVEMVPETDAEKVVKESDIITTATWSVKPLFKHEWIEKKGVHINATGSNALIRAEVPEKTVEKADKLAVDAKDVAEVECGDILPSLEKGRLHWNEILELGDVVSGIRSGRDSEDELTVFESQGMGLQDVMVAEYVYRIALENKLGKELPF; encoded by the coding sequence ATGGCTGCTATCTATCTATCAGAAGAGGATGTTAAAAGCGTTCTTGATATCAACAAAACCGTCGACCTCGTTGAAGAATCCTTTAAAACCTACAGCCTCGGCGAATCCTTTAACATGGAAAGAAGAAGGATGCGGATAAGAAAAGGAGCTCTGCACATGCTCCCCGCCGCTGTTCCCTACAAAGGCGTTCTCGGCTACAAGGCATACACATCCTTCAGAACCGGGCTCATCTTCAAGGTGCATCTCTACTGCGCCGAAACCGGAACCCCCCTCGCCATTGTCGAAGCGAGCGAACTTGGAAGGCTCCGCACAGGTTCCGCCAGCGGTGTTGCCACCAAGCACATGGCTAATAAGGACTCCAAAATCGGCTCCATTTTCGGTGCCGGCTACCAGGGTGAGGCGCACATCAAGGCCGTTGCAGCTGCAAATAAGTTTGAGAAGATCTATGTTGTCGATCTCAAAGAGGAAAATGCAAAGAAGTTTGCTGAAAAGGTTTCCAAAGAGATCGGCGTTGAGATGGTTCCTGAAACCGATGCTGAGAAGGTCGTGAAGGAATCTGATATAATCACCACAGCCACATGGTCTGTTAAACCCCTTTTCAAGCACGAATGGATCGAGAAGAAGGGTGTTCATATAAACGCCACAGGCTCCAACGCCCTCATAAGGGCTGAGGTTCCGGAGAAAACCGTTGAAAAAGCGGACAAACTCGCCGTCGATGCTAAGGATGTCGCAGAGGTTGAATGCGGCGATATCCTCCCCTCCCTCGAAAAGGGGAGACTCCACTGGAACGAAATTCTGGAACTCGGAGATGTCGTTTCCGGCATACGCTCCGGCAGGGACTCCGAAGATGAACTAACCGTCTTTGAATCCCAGGGTATGGGTCTTCAGGACGTTATGGTAGCTGAATACGTTTACCGTATCGCCCTTGAAAACAAGCTTGGTAAAGAACTCCCCTTCTAA
- a CDS encoding glycosyltransferase family 4 protein, whose translation MERLNIFVKYLSDYGGAERIALRFSNWLSDAGYPVRIVCGENRLDELPRFPVEELGLARPGRYRKAKSFYTRAGEASERLDGIHFSFEKMPGCHIYRPGGGSHRVFMEKSLKGLSGYQRIRKHIKRFMDPVNRLNPKLEHRTLHNDSLRRIIAISGVVRDEMIKSYNIGEDMFEIVHNGVNKDVFNVARSEALRNKAREHFGVENRRVIGFAASNFQLKGLSYLIEAVSQMSEEYVLLVAGGRRPGEFGDLAASLGMADRVKFLGKVSDMPSFHAALDVFCLPSFYDTFGNVTSEALCMGVPVCVSRFAGSHEIIDDECGAVIDEISSESVKEALETAYSKGRSDYSDRVLSDDDVFKSYVEIAGAL comes from the coding sequence ATGGAAAGGCTTAATATCTTCGTTAAATACCTTTCAGACTACGGCGGGGCAGAACGAATCGCACTCAGATTCTCAAACTGGCTCAGCGATGCCGGATATCCCGTTCGGATAGTGTGCGGTGAAAACAGGCTGGATGAACTGCCCCGATTCCCTGTGGAGGAGCTCGGACTTGCAAGGCCTGGGAGATACCGGAAGGCGAAGAGCTTCTACACAAGAGCGGGGGAAGCTTCCGAAAGGCTTGATGGTATACATTTCTCCTTCGAGAAGATGCCCGGCTGTCACATTTACCGCCCCGGAGGCGGAAGCCACAGGGTATTCATGGAGAAATCCCTCAAGGGGCTGAGCGGATATCAGCGTATACGTAAGCATATCAAACGGTTCATGGACCCCGTCAACAGACTTAACCCTAAACTGGAACACAGAACACTTCATAACGACTCTCTGCGCAGGATTATCGCCATCTCAGGCGTTGTGCGTGATGAGATGATCAAGAGCTACAATATCGGCGAAGATATGTTCGAGATAGTCCATAACGGGGTCAACAAGGATGTATTCAATGTCGCACGGAGTGAGGCTCTGCGGAATAAGGCGAGGGAGCATTTCGGCGTGGAGAACAGACGTGTTATAGGCTTTGCAGCCAGCAACTTTCAGCTGAAGGGGCTTTCCTATCTCATCGAGGCCGTCTCGCAGATGAGCGAGGAGTATGTCCTGCTTGTTGCCGGCGGAAGAAGACCTGGGGAGTTCGGTGATCTCGCCGCATCCCTCGGCATGGCGGACAGGGTGAAGTTCCTCGGCAAGGTTAGCGATATGCCCTCCTTCCATGCAGCACTGGATGTTTTCTGCCTTCCAAGCTTCTACGACACCTTCGGGAACGTTACTTCAGAGGCACTCTGCATGGGTGTTCCCGTCTGTGTTTCACGCTTTGCAGGCTCCCATGAGATAATAGACGATGAATGCGGCGCAGTTATAGACGAAATATCCTCCGAAAGCGTTAAAGAGGCTCTTGAAACAGCATACTCCAAAGGGCGGAGCGACTACTCGGACAGGGTACTCTCCGATGATGATGTTTTCAAAAGCTATGTAGAGATTGCAGGGGCTTTATGA
- a CDS encoding response regulator, with product MEKDITVFVIDDEMEILKMLENHLKKSGFKNVRTFSNPLDGLKSYNGSNADIVLLDIMMPQMDGIEVLDKLKEKNKDLRVVMMTAYSTLDRVLKSHKIGADSYVLKPFKSLKDVSSKIEEVLAEK from the coding sequence ATGGAAAAAGATATAACTGTTTTTGTTATCGATGACGAAATGGAGATTCTCAAGATGCTTGAGAACCACCTGAAAAAGAGCGGTTTCAAGAATGTCCGCACCTTCTCAAATCCTTTGGACGGGCTCAAGTCCTACAACGGAAGCAATGCAGATATTGTTCTTCTGGATATTATGATGCCCCAGATGGACGGTATCGAGGTTCTGGACAAGCTTAAGGAGAAGAATAAGGATCTGCGTGTTGTTATGATGACCGCTTATTCAACCCTGGACAGGGTTCTTAAGAGCCATAAGATCGGCGCAGACAGCTATGTGCTCAAGCCCTTCAAGAGCCTTAAGGATGTAAGCAGTAAGATAGAAGAGGTTCTGGCAGAGAAGTAG
- a CDS encoding RrF2 family transcriptional regulator encodes MKVTRASDYAIRSLIHIAKKPEGTVFMRSELSKACDVPDSFLGKILQNLAKAEILSSERGKKGGFKLNKSTQSVTAYDIVKAIEGELNLNECIFDDNFCNMVNSCSAHVMWRDIQTKLVDELKSYTLKDLAGSNTKCC; translated from the coding sequence ATGAAAGTAACAAGAGCAAGCGACTACGCTATCCGTTCACTTATACACATTGCGAAGAAACCCGAGGGAACAGTTTTCATGCGCTCGGAGCTCTCAAAGGCGTGCGATGTTCCGGACAGCTTCCTCGGCAAGATCCTCCAAAACCTCGCAAAAGCTGAAATCCTCAGTTCTGAGCGAGGCAAGAAGGGTGGGTTCAAGCTAAACAAGAGCACCCAGAGTGTTACTGCCTACGACATCGTAAAGGCCATAGAGGGTGAGCTGAACCTTAATGAATGCATCTTTGATGACAACTTCTGCAACATGGTTAACTCATGCTCCGCCCATGTTATGTGGAGAGATATCCAGACAAAGCTCGTGGACGAACTTAAATCCTATACTCTTAAAGATCTTGCAGGATCGAACACTAAGTGCTGCTGA
- a CDS encoding methyl-accepting chemotaxis protein: MLFSKKQENTKNEAMQAEMEKLREEVEYYREIASFSHSEMVVVLRGREIVFKNDSAAQHQFLEEVIKELSKGSSELSTLHGNYKVSSKSLVNGDVVYSLQSEDRGSRIHELFAEIHQGTVQNSFKMNQDFFIKMLGEMEEMIDESKETADISNNGMQSVGVLSGEVEELSNFITESTETSDALSTRSQEISQVTNLIKDIADQTNLLALNASIEAARAGEAGRGFAVVADEVRKLAERTQSATSEIAEVVGGMHKDIDNLLNNTRNIQNNMEAVSGNTRDISGVIQTFNKNANRVMYETMDLSNQIFANLAKIDHIIYKNNLYNSVLEGSDNFNTVGHNECRLGKWYNEGKGKQTFSDTRAYKELLTPHKMVHEEANILFTRCIENFQDCTFEEISNRIEKIENASAEVFESLDRMIEERSGSMMHEAIGTLFDKKGKKGKEQDKKEKK, encoded by the coding sequence ATGCTCTTCTCAAAGAAACAGGAAAACACAAAAAACGAGGCAATGCAGGCGGAAATGGAAAAGCTTCGTGAAGAGGTGGAATACTACCGGGAAATTGCTTCTTTCTCCCATAGCGAAATGGTTGTTGTTTTGCGGGGGAGGGAGATTGTGTTCAAGAACGACAGCGCAGCTCAACACCAGTTTCTTGAAGAAGTTATTAAAGAACTGAGTAAGGGCTCTTCGGAGTTGTCAACCCTCCATGGTAACTATAAGGTGAGCTCAAAATCACTGGTAAATGGTGATGTTGTTTATTCGCTTCAGTCCGAGGATAGGGGCTCTAGGATCCATGAGCTTTTTGCGGAGATACATCAGGGCACTGTGCAGAACTCCTTTAAGATGAACCAGGATTTTTTCATAAAGATGCTGGGTGAGATGGAGGAGATGATCGATGAGTCCAAAGAAACCGCTGATATCTCAAATAACGGAATGCAGAGTGTTGGTGTTCTGAGCGGAGAGGTGGAGGAGCTTTCAAACTTTATTACAGAATCCACCGAAACCTCCGATGCCCTTTCAACCAGGAGCCAGGAGATCTCGCAGGTTACCAACCTTATTAAGGATATCGCAGATCAGACAAACCTCCTTGCCCTTAACGCTTCCATCGAGGCAGCCAGAGCAGGGGAGGCGGGCAGAGGCTTTGCCGTTGTAGCCGATGAGGTTAGAAAGCTTGCCGAAAGAACCCAGAGTGCCACATCTGAGATCGCTGAGGTTGTGGGGGGTATGCATAAGGATATCGACAACCTGCTGAACAATACCCGAAACATCCAGAACAATATGGAGGCTGTTTCTGGGAATACCAGAGATATCAGTGGTGTTATCCAGACCTTCAACAAGAACGCCAATCGGGTCATGTATGAAACCATGGACCTCAGTAACCAGATCTTTGCAAACCTTGCCAAGATCGACCATATAATCTATAAAAACAACCTGTACAACAGCGTATTGGAAGGTTCTGACAACTTTAACACTGTGGGCCATAACGAGTGTAGGCTCGGTAAATGGTACAACGAGGGCAAAGGTAAGCAAACCTTCAGCGACACAAGGGCTTATAAGGAACTTCTTACGCCCCATAAAATGGTTCATGAAGAGGCTAACATCCTATTTACCAGGTGCATTGAAAATTTTCAGGACTGCACCTTCGAGGAGATCAGCAACAGGATTGAGAAGATTGAAAACGCCAGTGCAGAAGTTTTTGAGTCTCTCGACCGAATGATAGAGGAACGCTCCGGCTCCATGATGCACGAGGCGATCGGAACCCTTTTCGATAAAAAGGGTAAGAAAGGTAAGGAACAGGATAAAAAAGAGAAAAAATAG
- a CDS encoding vitamin B12-dependent ribonucleotide reductase, with amino-acid sequence MLTKEAEKVLSKEPKLSANAVTVLKKRYLKKDDKGNNLENPKNMFQRVAMNIAEAETKFDPKADVLKAASKFYEEMVELRFLPNSPTLMNAGRELQQLSACFVLPVDDSLGDIFESVKNTALIHKSGGGTGFSFSRLRPKDDVVKTTKGVSSGPVSFMTVFDAATETIKQGGTRRGANMGILRVDHPDILDFINAKQDKTKLTNFNISVAVTEEFMKAVEEERDYDLIHPKTKKKTGSLKAKEVFDKMVELAWDGGDPGIVFIDRINKENPTPKEGEIESTNPCGEQPLLPYESCNLGSINLSRFVTSKKVQWKELENTIETAVHFLDNVIEMNNYPIEEIAEQTKRTRKIGLGVMGWADMLAALEIPYNSDEAIELAEKMMKFIQDKAREKSCELAKVRGSFPVYEDSIYPDMGFEAMRNATVTTIAPTGTISIIGGCSSGIEPYFAIAFYRFVMDNNKLPEVCPVFRETAKREGFLTEELIEKVADCGTVHDIDAVPSKWRDVFVTSHEISPNWHIKMQAAFQKYTDNAVSKTVNFANSATIEDVRSSYLFAYNMGCKGTTIYRDGSRTGQVLNVGTKEKEKEKEQEKVYVEVERKPRPRPSVLVGRTIEMMTGCGKLYVTINYDESGEPFEVFTSMGKAGGCAQSQCEAMGRLISLDLRSGGDVDLIIKQLKGISCHMKYGFGQNVVLSCSDAVGKALESALADPIEITVTGKREQLSVDKLLESADMDADEPLVRNGACPECGSPIEHVEGCDICYSCGYSHCS; translated from the coding sequence ATGTTAACCAAGGAGGCCGAAAAGGTTCTCTCAAAGGAACCGAAGCTGTCAGCGAACGCTGTCACTGTCCTTAAAAAACGGTATCTTAAGAAGGATGACAAGGGTAACAACCTTGAAAACCCCAAGAACATGTTTCAGCGTGTGGCGATGAACATCGCTGAGGCGGAAACGAAGTTTGACCCCAAGGCGGATGTACTTAAGGCCGCTTCCAAGTTTTATGAGGAAATGGTTGAACTGCGTTTCCTTCCCAACTCCCCCACGCTTATGAACGCCGGAAGGGAGCTCCAACAGCTTTCGGCTTGCTTCGTTCTCCCTGTGGACGATTCCCTGGGAGATATATTCGAATCTGTCAAAAACACTGCACTCATCCACAAATCAGGCGGGGGAACTGGTTTCTCCTTCAGCAGACTCCGCCCCAAGGACGATGTGGTTAAGACCACAAAGGGCGTTTCAAGCGGTCCCGTATCCTTCATGACCGTTTTCGATGCCGCCACAGAAACAATCAAACAGGGGGGAACACGCAGGGGCGCCAACATGGGCATACTCCGTGTGGACCACCCCGACATCCTCGATTTCATAAATGCAAAGCAAGACAAGACAAAGCTGACCAACTTCAACATCTCCGTGGCTGTAACCGAAGAGTTCATGAAGGCCGTTGAAGAGGAGAGGGACTACGATCTCATTCACCCCAAGACAAAGAAGAAAACCGGAAGCCTCAAGGCGAAGGAGGTCTTCGACAAGATGGTGGAACTCGCATGGGACGGCGGAGACCCCGGCATCGTCTTCATTGACCGTATCAATAAAGAGAACCCCACACCCAAAGAGGGTGAGATTGAAAGCACAAACCCCTGCGGCGAACAGCCCCTGCTCCCCTACGAATCATGCAACCTGGGTTCCATAAACCTCAGCAGATTCGTCACCTCAAAGAAGGTCCAGTGGAAGGAGCTTGAAAACACCATAGAAACAGCGGTTCATTTCCTCGACAACGTTATCGAGATGAACAACTACCCCATAGAGGAGATCGCAGAACAGACCAAGCGCACCAGAAAGATAGGTCTCGGCGTTATGGGATGGGCGGATATGCTCGCAGCCCTTGAGATACCCTACAACAGCGATGAGGCCATCGAGCTCGCCGAAAAGATGATGAAGTTCATCCAGGATAAGGCGAGGGAGAAATCCTGCGAACTGGCAAAGGTTCGCGGAAGCTTCCCCGTATATGAAGACAGCATATATCCCGATATGGGCTTTGAGGCGATGAGAAACGCCACAGTAACCACCATCGCCCCCACGGGAACTATCTCCATCATTGGGGGATGCTCCAGCGGTATCGAGCCATACTTCGCCATCGCCTTCTACCGTTTTGTTATGGACAACAACAAGCTCCCCGAGGTTTGCCCCGTATTCAGAGAGACTGCCAAGAGGGAGGGCTTCCTTACGGAGGAGCTCATTGAGAAGGTTGCCGACTGCGGCACAGTGCATGATATCGATGCAGTCCCCAGCAAATGGCGTGATGTATTCGTAACTTCCCATGAGATATCACCCAACTGGCACATCAAGATGCAGGCCGCCTTCCAGAAATACACCGACAACGCTGTGAGCAAGACCGTAAACTTCGCAAACAGCGCCACCATAGAGGATGTTCGCAGCTCCTACCTCTTCGCCTACAACATGGGATGCAAGGGAACCACCATCTACCGTGACGGAAGCCGTACGGGACAGGTTCTCAACGTTGGCACCAAGGAGAAGGAGAAGGAGAAGGAGCAGGAAAAGGTTTATGTTGAGGTTGAGCGCAAACCCAGACCCCGCCCCTCCGTACTCGTTGGAAGAACCATCGAGATGATGACTGGTTGCGGCAAGCTCTACGTAACAATCAACTACGATGAAAGCGGCGAGCCCTTCGAGGTGTTCACAAGCATGGGTAAGGCGGGCGGATGCGCCCAGAGCCAGTGCGAGGCCATGGGAAGGCTTATATCCCTCGACCTGCGTAGCGGTGGCGACGTGGATCTTATTATCAAACAGCTCAAGGGGATCTCCTGCCATATGAAGTACGGCTTCGGCCAGAATGTTGTACTCAGCTGCTCCGATGCAGTGGGCAAAGCCCTTGAAAGTGCCCTGGCGGATCCTATAGAGATAACCGTAACCGGAAAACGTGAACAGCTCAGCGTGGACAAGCTCCTCGAAAGTGCGGATATGGATGCAGACGAGCCCCTCGTCCGCAACGGAGCATGCCCCGAATGCGGCAGCCCCATTGAGCACGTTGAAGGGTGCGATATCTGCTACTCATGCGGATACTCACACTGCTCATAA
- a CDS encoding glycosyltransferase — protein sequence MKVAFIVGGLPFGGIENSLLDLTRHFKDDRRVDAYVINISGTGMRVPDFEEAGIKLINVCSSLSAIKSFRITTVFKVRRVLKDIDPDIIHTIHFTGDYFGRLASIGLDKPVITHIRNTKREKKLHRRLSNRFLSRYTTKYLSVSQMVKDYVEEAHNVAKKPSEVLYNFFDPSKKSFAPLKREDYIPEGRRALISVSRLVPQKNIDKVIRAVDLVRKRYPDIHCLIVGEGGQRKKLELLASELGLKGNVTFLGYRKDVPALLSLADMFVFPSEFEGFGTAHLEAMFMGLPAIISEDVPTKEFAGDSSIICDRTPEALAECIIRVLSDDELYGRMRESALAISAEFTLESYADKLVSIYEDLLQMCSFDTVEK from the coding sequence ATGAAGGTAGCCTTTATTGTCGGAGGTCTCCCCTTCGGCGGCATTGAAAACTCACTTCTGGATCTCACCCGCCACTTTAAGGATGACAGGCGGGTGGATGCTTATGTAATAAACATATCCGGCACTGGTATGCGTGTTCCGGACTTTGAAGAGGCGGGGATAAAGCTGATCAACGTCTGCTCATCCCTTTCCGCCATAAAATCCTTCCGAATCACCACGGTGTTCAAGGTTCGTAGGGTACTCAAGGATATCGATCCCGATATTATCCATACCATCCATTTTACTGGGGATTATTTCGGCAGGCTCGCCTCCATCGGTCTTGATAAGCCGGTTATAACTCATATAAGGAACACCAAAAGAGAGAAGAAACTGCACAGAAGGCTCTCAAACCGTTTTCTGTCTAGGTATACAACAAAGTATCTCAGCGTATCCCAGATGGTTAAGGACTATGTGGAAGAGGCCCATAACGTTGCTAAAAAGCCGAGCGAGGTGCTTTATAACTTCTTTGACCCTTCAAAAAAGAGCTTCGCACCCCTTAAGCGTGAGGACTATATACCCGAGGGGAGGCGTGCGCTTATAAGTGTCAGCAGGCTTGTCCCGCAGAAGAATATCGATAAGGTGATACGTGCAGTGGACCTTGTCCGCAAGAGATATCCGGATATCCATTGTCTCATTGTAGGGGAGGGTGGACAGCGCAAAAAGCTGGAACTGCTCGCCTCGGAGCTCGGGCTTAAGGGGAATGTTACCTTCCTTGGATACCGGAAGGATGTGCCCGCTCTGCTCTCTCTGGCGGATATGTTTGTATTCCCTTCGGAGTTCGAAGGCTTCGGTACAGCTCATCTGGAGGCCATGTTCATGGGTCTGCCCGCCATTATCTCAGAGGACGTTCCTACTAAAGAGTTTGCTGGAGACTCCTCCATAATATGTGACCGAACACCTGAGGCTCTCGCAGAGTGCATTATAAGGGTTCTCAGCGATGATGAGCTTTATGGAAGGATGAGGGAGTCCGCCCTTGCTATATCCGCTGAATTCACCCTTGAGAGCTATGCGGACAAGCTTGTGAGTATCTATGAGGATCTCCTTCAAATGTGCAGTTTCGACACAGTTGAGAAGTAA
- the proB gene encoding glutamate 5-kinase, with amino-acid sequence MRTLPDIKTLVVKIGSNILLGENEGLNIPFIKSLTESIHKVSETVPNIVIVSSGSVGAGFRLLGFESRPKSIIDKQACASVGQARLIWTYEKEFENFSRQVGQILITKDDFSNRRRYLNARYTIRRLLEFGIIPIINENDSVVVDELKHYESFGDNDNLSSLVAGLIGADMLLILSDVEGLYDSNPAQNPDAELIREVRFIDEDMMNKAGQSVSGVGTGGMRTKLKAAKKALSAGCYVGIVNGRDTENITRFVSGEEVGTYFSHIEDPYRRKKVWIAHAADAKGEIAIDNGAVKAIVDMKKSLLPSGVAMVTGKFGIGDVIIVKDVGGNEIARGKTRYSSRDMKKIAGRQTTEIFDILGYKFSDEVIHRDDLVVSA; translated from the coding sequence ATGAGAACCCTACCTGATATAAAGACCCTGGTGGTCAAAATTGGCAGTAATATTCTCCTCGGCGAGAACGAAGGGCTCAATATCCCCTTTATCAAATCACTCACAGAGAGCATCCATAAGGTATCAGAAACCGTTCCTAATATAGTCATAGTCTCCTCGGGCTCCGTTGGTGCGGGGTTTCGTCTCCTCGGCTTTGAAAGCAGGCCGAAAAGCATTATCGATAAGCAGGCGTGTGCCTCTGTGGGACAGGCGAGGCTCATCTGGACCTATGAGAAAGAGTTCGAGAATTTCAGCCGGCAGGTCGGGCAAATACTCATCACCAAGGACGACTTCTCCAATAGAAGAAGATACCTCAACGCACGCTACACAATACGCCGCCTGCTCGAATTCGGTATTATCCCTATCATTAATGAGAACGATTCCGTCGTTGTGGACGAGCTTAAACACTACGAATCCTTCGGCGATAACGATAACCTCTCCTCCCTTGTAGCAGGGCTTATTGGTGCGGATATGCTTCTTATTCTCTCCGATGTAGAAGGACTTTACGACAGTAATCCCGCGCAGAATCCCGATGCCGAACTTATCCGGGAGGTCCGCTTCATTGATGAGGATATGATGAACAAGGCTGGCCAATCCGTCAGCGGAGTTGGCACAGGAGGCATGCGGACAAAGCTTAAAGCGGCAAAAAAAGCCTTGAGTGCCGGATGTTATGTTGGTATCGTCAATGGTCGGGATACGGAAAATATAACGAGGTTCGTGTCCGGCGAAGAGGTTGGAACGTATTTCAGCCATATCGAGGATCCCTACAGGCGGAAGAAGGTGTGGATAGCCCATGCCGCCGATGCAAAAGGGGAGATAGCAATAGACAACGGCGCTGTTAAGGCTATAGTGGATATGAAGAAATCTCTACTACCTTCGGGGGTTGCTATGGTGACCGGCAAGTTCGGCATCGGCGATGTGATCATCGTAAAAGATGTCGGCGGGAACGAGATAGCCCGGGGGAAAACCAGATATTCCAGCCGTGATATGAAGAAGATAGCTGGCAGACAGACAACTGAGATATTCGACATACTAGGTTATAAGTTTTCCGATGAGGTTATCCACAGGGATGATCTTGTTGTTTCAGCCTGA
- a CDS encoding hybrid sensor histidine kinase/response regulator — protein MHSILCNCGNATILFVEDDATSQRIIRLMFAESGDKIHIAGDGAEGLRMARELRPDIVISDYSMPVMNGLEMLRIIKDEIPGVKTVFMTVYTEPDVLIDAINLGVDRFLEKPINRDKLDKVLSDLLEDVERANKLREYQNLLKAYRKGVDSSTIFSLVDSDGNFSYVNKNLCNLSGYDEDELIGKPYSMLKVCGDYCETACIRPEKQKFHSVWQGCHKNRAKDGSEYTTEITLLPVYQGSEISSYISIEMDMTDVVKQHQEQLQAFFDADKTIMFAYDQRFRLSLCNKRFLKYFGYNSLESAREEGFCFYDHILEREGYYSFDAGSFNDIKEAMHSFFQESADRKVRKILIKNPQDGTENIVTFTVFSLAQKYLGLEDLRIIRLNDITELEHLKMEEVNQAMLASIGKLSAGITHEINTPLTYMKGNLEMMGDDIADGDMDSLESYLESINDGVSRISYIVDSMREVTGQSDFETEEANLYATLVVASRMIYNRAKQISPVYINGEPVSRDMDGSKENYPAMIVPRMLEQVWIILLNNSLDQLSQCSLPYEERYISITIEKDGEGHIIRIADNGGGIDDAILHRLFELFTSTKKHRGMGIGLNIAKSIIERHNGKILPRNDENGAVFEINI, from the coding sequence ATGCACAGCATTCTTTGTAACTGCGGAAATGCCACTATCCTTTTTGTGGAGGATGATGCTACATCCCAGCGGATAATAAGGCTTATGTTTGCCGAATCTGGGGATAAGATTCATATCGCCGGTGATGGAGCAGAAGGTCTGCGTATGGCCAGAGAGCTGAGACCAGACATCGTTATAAGCGATTACAGTATGCCCGTTATGAACGGTCTTGAGATGTTGAGGATAATCAAAGACGAGATCCCCGGAGTGAAAACCGTTTTCATGACCGTATATACCGAGCCCGATGTTCTTATAGATGCTATAAACCTCGGTGTGGACAGGTTTCTAGAGAAGCCCATAAACAGAGATAAGCTCGATAAGGTTTTATCAGACCTTCTGGAGGATGTTGAGCGTGCCAACAAGCTTAGGGAATATCAGAACCTCCTCAAGGCATACAGAAAGGGTGTTGACTCCTCCACTATATTCTCACTTGTGGATTCTGATGGTAATTTCAGCTATGTTAACAAGAACCTGTGTAATTTATCCGGCTACGATGAGGATGAGCTCATAGGAAAACCCTACAGTATGCTCAAGGTCTGTGGTGACTACTGCGAAACCGCATGCATAAGGCCGGAGAAGCAGAAGTTTCATTCAGTTTGGCAGGGTTGCCATAAAAACAGAGCCAAGGACGGTAGCGAATATACCACGGAGATAACCCTACTTCCCGTTTATCAGGGCTCTGAGATTTCAAGCTACATATCTATCGAGATGGATATGACCGATGTTGTTAAACAGCACCAGGAACAGCTTCAGGCGTTCTTTGATGCGGATAAAACAATAATGTTTGCTTACGATCAGAGGTTCAGGCTCTCACTTTGCAACAAACGCTTTCTGAAGTACTTCGGCTACAATTCTCTGGAGTCTGCCAGAGAGGAAGGCTTCTGTTTCTATGACCATATCCTCGAAAGGGAAGGCTACTACAGCTTCGATGCTGGCTCATTCAACGATATAAAAGAAGCTATGCATTCCTTTTTTCAGGAGAGCGCAGATAGGAAGGTGCGAAAGATTCTTATCAAAAACCCACAGGATGGAACGGAGAATATTGTTACCTTTACCGTGTTTTCACTTGCACAGAAGTATCTTGGGCTCGAGGATCTGCGTATTATCCGGTTGAATGACATAACCGAGCTTGAGCACCTGAAGATGGAAGAGGTAAATCAGGCTATGCTTGCTTCCATAGGCAAGCTTTCCGCAGGGATAACCCATGAGATAAATACTCCTCTTACATACATGAAGGGGAATCTTGAGATGATGGGTGACGATATTGCCGACGGAGATATGGATTCCCTCGAAAGCTATCTTGAGTCTATCAATGACGGCGTTTCGAGGATATCATACATCGTCGATTCGATGCGGGAGGTTACTGGGCAGTCCGATTTTGAGACCGAAGAGGCAAACCTTTATGCAACGCTCGTCGTGGCTTCAAGGATGATATATAATAGAGCCAAGCAGATAAGCCCCGTTTATATAAACGGTGAGCCGGTCAGCAGGGATATGGACGGCTCAAAGGAAAATTATCCCGCAATGATTGTTCCGCGGATGTTGGAACAGGTTTGGATAATCCTGCTTAATAACAGCCTTGATCAACTTAGCCAATGCAGTTTACCCTATGAGGAAAGATATATAAGCATAACTATCGAAAAGGATGGAGAGGGGCATATAATCCGCATAGCTGATAATGGCGGTGGTATTGATGATGCTATTCTCCATAGGCTCTTCGAACTGTTTACAAGCACAAAGAAGCACAGAGGAATGGGGATCGGACTCAACATAGCAAAGAGTATAATTGAACGGCATAACGGAAAGATACTGCCACGTAACGATGAAAACGGTGCAGTTTTCGAAATAAACATATAG